The Bradyrhizobium ottawaense genome window below encodes:
- a CDS encoding alkaline phosphatase D family protein codes for MATLRASRAWTRRQFLVRSTSSLAVASLGTLATPHLSRAADRPQIAGGIQSGDVSGDSAVIWARADRPARMQVECSTVESFETIIASASRDALLDADFTAKLLLNDLPPGQDIFYRVRFDDIAAGIAGESRVGHFRTAPAAGRSISFVWSGDVAGQGWGIDVSRGGYRSYRTMLDNRPDFFIHSGDHIYADCTVPSEQRLPNGEIWRNLVTEEKSEVAHTLGQFRGNYRYNHLDENFRAFHAEVPMFAQWDDHEVTNDWSPAGSHDEAGYDDDGTPRLVARARRAFFDFMPIRDIGARQGRVYRKIAYGPLLDVFMIDMRSYRDDSWNKGGDHRGWILGAEQLAWLKRELAASRATWKVIAADLPIGLVSLDAVALGDGPPDRREHEIADLLASIKRAGVRNIVWLTADMHYTAAHYYDPGKAQFQDFEPFWEFVSGPLHAGTWGPGELDNTFGPVALYQNGCSAAQGENLAPCFGLQFFGRVDIDGASGVMTVTLKDVDNRDLWSVDLEPQPQARPAVVAQHS; via the coding sequence ATGGCAACGCTCCGCGCTTCGCGCGCATGGACCCGGCGGCAATTCCTGGTCCGCTCGACCTCCAGCCTCGCCGTCGCCTCGCTCGGCACGCTCGCAACGCCACACCTCAGCCGCGCCGCCGATCGGCCGCAGATCGCGGGCGGTATCCAGTCCGGCGACGTCTCTGGGGACTCCGCCGTGATCTGGGCGCGCGCCGACCGCCCCGCGCGGATGCAGGTGGAATGCTCGACCGTCGAGAGCTTCGAGACCATCATCGCGTCAGCTTCGCGCGACGCTCTGCTTGATGCGGATTTCACCGCAAAGCTGCTGCTGAACGATCTGCCGCCCGGCCAGGATATCTTCTACCGCGTGCGCTTCGACGACATCGCGGCCGGCATTGCCGGCGAAAGCCGCGTCGGCCATTTCCGCACCGCGCCGGCCGCGGGCCGGTCGATCTCGTTCGTGTGGTCCGGGGATGTCGCGGGGCAGGGCTGGGGTATCGACGTTTCGCGCGGCGGCTATCGCAGCTATCGCACCATGCTCGATAACCGTCCGGATTTCTTCATCCACTCCGGAGATCACATCTACGCCGACTGCACGGTTCCTTCCGAGCAGAGGCTGCCGAACGGCGAGATCTGGCGCAACCTCGTGACCGAGGAAAAGTCCGAGGTCGCGCACACACTGGGGCAGTTTCGCGGCAATTACAGATACAACCATCTCGACGAGAATTTTCGCGCCTTCCACGCCGAGGTGCCGATGTTCGCGCAATGGGACGACCACGAGGTCACCAACGACTGGTCACCGGCCGGCAGCCATGACGAGGCCGGTTATGACGACGACGGCACCCCGCGCCTGGTCGCGCGCGCCCGCCGCGCCTTCTTCGACTTCATGCCGATCCGCGATATCGGCGCGCGGCAAGGCCGGGTCTATCGCAAGATCGCCTACGGCCCGCTGCTGGACGTCTTCATGATCGACATGCGCAGCTATCGCGACGACAGCTGGAACAAGGGCGGCGATCACCGCGGCTGGATTTTGGGTGCCGAGCAACTCGCCTGGCTGAAGCGCGAGCTCGCGGCCTCGCGCGCGACCTGGAAGGTGATCGCGGCCGATTTGCCGATCGGCCTGGTCAGCCTGGATGCCGTCGCGCTCGGCGATGGGCCGCCCGACCGGCGCGAGCACGAGATCGCCGACCTTCTGGCCTCCATCAAGCGCGCCGGCGTGCGCAACATCGTCTGGCTGACCGCCGACATGCATTACACCGCCGCGCATTATTACGATCCCGGCAAGGCGCAGTTTCAAGACTTCGAGCCGTTCTGGGAGTTCGTCTCTGGCCCGCTGCACGCCGGCACCTGGGGCCCGGGCGAGCTCGACAACACCTTTGGTCCGGTCGCGCTGTACCAGAACGGCTGTAGCGCGGCGCAGGGCGAGAATTTGGCGCCGTGTTTCGGACTGCAATTCTTCGGCCGCGTCGACATCGACGGTGCCAGCGGCGTGATGACTGTGACCTTGAAAGACGTGGACAATCGCGACCTCTGGTCGGTCGATCTCGAGCCGCAGCCGCAGGCACGACCTGCCGTGGTGGCACAGCATTCGTGA
- a CDS encoding aldo/keto reductase has translation MDNLKTQGISMPKLGLGTFRMQGDACRAAVDSALSIGYRHIDTAEMYANEESIGAALAAARLPRGELHVTTKVWHENLGPDAIRRAFDASLNKLRLDHVDLYLVHWPSKAANWGAVFETLMKLKQEGRTRAIGVANFTTALLKTVVEDIRVPIACNQIEYHAMLDQSKVLAYLAAKSIPLVAYCPLAQGRIASEPVLAEIGARHNATAAQVALKWLLDQDGVAAIPKASRRESQQANLDALKITLDDADRNKIAALPKDRRCVNPGFAPAWD, from the coding sequence ATGGACAATCTGAAGACCCAGGGCATCAGCATGCCCAAGCTCGGCCTCGGCACCTTCCGCATGCAGGGCGATGCCTGCCGCGCCGCAGTCGATAGCGCGCTGTCGATCGGCTATCGCCACATCGACACCGCCGAGATGTACGCCAACGAAGAATCCATCGGCGCTGCCCTTGCCGCGGCTCGCCTCCCGCGCGGCGAGCTGCACGTCACGACCAAGGTCTGGCATGAGAACCTCGGCCCCGACGCGATCCGCCGCGCCTTCGATGCGAGCCTGAACAAGCTCAGGCTCGATCATGTCGATCTCTATCTCGTGCACTGGCCGTCGAAGGCGGCGAACTGGGGTGCGGTGTTCGAGACATTGATGAAGCTGAAGCAGGAGGGGCGCACGCGGGCGATTGGCGTTGCCAATTTCACCACGGCGCTGCTCAAGACCGTGGTCGAGGACATCAGGGTGCCGATCGCCTGCAACCAGATCGAATATCACGCAATGCTCGATCAATCGAAGGTGCTGGCCTATCTCGCCGCGAAGTCGATCCCGCTGGTGGCCTATTGTCCGCTCGCGCAAGGGCGCATTGCCTCGGAGCCGGTGCTGGCCGAGATCGGCGCCAGGCACAACGCAACCGCTGCGCAGGTGGCGCTGAAATGGCTGCTCGACCAGGACGGCGTCGCCGCGATTCCGAAGGCCTCGCGCCGGGAGAGCCAGCAAGCCAATCTCGATGCGCTGAAGATCACGCTCGACGATGCCGACCGCAACAAGATCGCGGCGCTGCCCAAGGATCGCCGCTGCGTCAATCCGGGCTTCGCGCCGGCGTGGGATTAG